One Pseudomonadota bacterium DNA segment encodes these proteins:
- a CDS encoding DUF1902 domain-containing protein, with amino-acid sequence MERLINLHVKKLPEGSYLATSDDIQGLVAEGRTVSEVMEIARDVARRLLEAQDERRRETSLPALGTSFDCSLVVAL; translated from the coding sequence ATGGAAAGGCTCATTAACCTGCATGTGAAGAAATTGCCGGAAGGATCCTATCTGGCCACTTCTGACGATATTCAGGGATTAGTGGCCGAGGGTCGCACGGTTTCCGAAGTAATGGAAATCGCCAGGGATGTTGCCAGGAGATTACTGGAGGCTCAGGATGAAAGGCGCCGGGAAACGTCTTTGCCCGCCCTCGGCACCTCTTTTGATTGTTCATTAGTTGTGGCTTTATAG